In Candidatus Paceibacterota bacterium, a single genomic region encodes these proteins:
- a CDS encoding ABC transporter permease gives MRGLAKKALRTIALPGLAFLSALFVSGLLIAFSDPNVLKLAKSPLTFLNAAVTAAGRAYRALFEGAIYDPNLAHPNFFNGLYPLSETLVSASPLILTGLSVALAFKAGLFNIGAQGQFIFGAIGASVVGFKADLPVGIHAIAAVLTAMLFAGLWGGFVGLLKAKTGAHEVIVTIMLNYVASYFLLWLLSTTPFLRPGRQDPIAPPVKQNAQLPHLAGESLRVNAGLLIALAAAAGIWWLLNRSTWGFRFRAVGANAAAAKTAGISVPLVTTMVMVIAGALAGLGGAVQILGSEYALTAGAGGSFGFDAITVALLGRANPIGTVFAALLFGGLRAGGLTMQANTETPIDLVLVIQALVVLFIAAPALIKGIFRIKELQTGTGVVSKGWNG, from the coding sequence ATGCGAGGGTTAGCGAAAAAGGCACTACGAACCATCGCTCTGCCAGGGCTCGCCTTCCTATCCGCGCTATTCGTCAGCGGATTGCTCATCGCATTCTCTGATCCGAATGTGTTGAAATTGGCCAAATCGCCGCTCACCTTTCTCAATGCAGCAGTGACGGCGGCGGGTAGGGCGTACCGGGCTCTCTTTGAGGGCGCAATTTATGATCCGAATCTTGCGCATCCCAATTTCTTTAACGGCCTATATCCGCTCTCTGAAACTCTGGTCTCTGCATCTCCACTGATACTGACTGGGCTTTCAGTTGCTCTCGCGTTTAAAGCGGGCCTTTTCAATATCGGCGCACAGGGACAGTTTATTTTCGGTGCTATTGGAGCCTCTGTGGTGGGATTCAAAGCCGACCTTCCGGTTGGGATTCACGCAATCGCAGCAGTACTCACCGCGATGCTCTTCGCGGGATTATGGGGTGGCTTTGTCGGGTTATTGAAAGCCAAAACTGGTGCCCATGAGGTAATTGTCACCATCATGCTCAACTATGTCGCAAGTTATTTTCTTCTCTGGCTTCTCAGCACAACTCCATTCTTACGGCCGGGCCGACAGGATCCGATTGCTCCGCCAGTTAAGCAGAATGCGCAACTGCCTCACCTTGCTGGGGAAAGTTTGCGAGTAAATGCGGGTCTGCTCATAGCGCTAGCCGCAGCCGCGGGGATTTGGTGGTTGCTCAATCGAAGCACGTGGGGCTTTAGATTCCGCGCAGTTGGGGCGAATGCAGCAGCTGCAAAAACCGCCGGCATATCTGTCCCATTAGTTACGACAATGGTGATGGTTATTGCCGGTGCACTGGCTGGACTTGGCGGGGCGGTTCAAATCCTTGGAAGTGAATACGCTCTCACCGCTGGGGCAGGAGGAAGTTTCGGTTTTGATGCCATCACAGTTGCACTGCTTGGTCGAGCAAATCCGATCGGCACAGTTTTCGCGGCCCTTCTCTTCGGTGGACTTCGCGCCGGCGGATTGACCATGCAGGCCAATACCGAGACGCCGATTGACCTCGTGCTCGTCATTCAAGCACTGGTGGTGCTCTTCATTGCTGCACCGGCTCTCATAAAGGGGATCTTCCGAATTAAAGAGTTGCAGACCGGTACTGGTGTGGTTTCTAAAGGATGGAACGGCTGA
- a CDS encoding ABC transporter ATP-binding protein, with translation MSLELRAITKSFGPLIANDGIDLKVADGEIHAILGENGAGKSTLMNVVYGLLKPDSGTILVDGKEIFISSPSDALAAGIGMVHQHFMLIPVFTVAENIVLGHEKTNKFGILELDKAKEEIRRVSKEFNFDVDPDALVENLPVGIQQRVEIIRALIYEAKVLILDEPTAVLTPQETDELLRNMKILRDKGTSIVFITHKLREVQEAADKITVIRRGKVVGTPSPDESQEELASMMVGRPISLDVYKKAVSPGAPVLTVSNLNVRDITGRRLVKNISFEVHAGEIVAVAGVQGNGQSELAEAIVGLQEFVEGKILLDGKDITAASVRETLRAGIAYVPESRELDGLISSFSVAENLILDLHDMPPYAKGLSLSPSVVAREAELRVKEFDVRLQSIQDPASSLSGGNKQKVVLARELSRPVKLVVASQPTRGLDVGSIEFVHQRIVAERDSGRAVLIFSTELDEVSDLADRIAVMYRGEIIAIVPATTSREDLGLLMAGVHPDEKSA, from the coding sequence ATGTCACTTGAACTTCGCGCGATCACGAAGAGTTTTGGACCACTCATCGCAAATGACGGAATTGATCTCAAAGTAGCCGACGGTGAAATTCACGCAATTCTTGGCGAGAATGGTGCAGGAAAATCCACACTCATGAACGTTGTGTACGGTCTGCTCAAGCCGGACTCAGGCACCATTCTGGTTGATGGAAAAGAGATTTTCATCTCAAGTCCCAGCGATGCTCTTGCGGCAGGTATTGGAATGGTTCACCAACATTTCATGTTGATTCCAGTTTTCACTGTTGCCGAAAACATTGTGCTTGGACACGAGAAGACCAATAAATTCGGAATATTGGAACTCGACAAAGCCAAGGAAGAGATCCGTCGGGTCTCAAAGGAATTCAATTTTGATGTCGATCCGGATGCACTCGTGGAGAATCTCCCCGTTGGAATTCAACAGAGAGTGGAGATCATTAGAGCCTTGATTTACGAAGCGAAAGTTTTAATCCTGGATGAACCAACGGCTGTTCTCACTCCGCAGGAGACGGATGAACTATTGAGAAATATGAAGATTCTTCGAGATAAGGGCACGTCGATAGTTTTCATTACTCACAAACTTCGTGAAGTCCAGGAAGCGGCAGACAAAATCACAGTTATCCGTCGCGGCAAGGTCGTCGGTACGCCGTCGCCCGATGAATCACAAGAAGAACTCGCCTCAATGATGGTTGGCCGTCCGATCTCATTGGATGTTTACAAGAAAGCCGTCTCTCCAGGAGCGCCGGTGCTCACGGTTTCTAACTTGAATGTTCGGGATATCACCGGTCGTCGGTTGGTGAAGAACATCTCTTTTGAGGTGCATGCCGGCGAAATTGTGGCGGTGGCCGGAGTCCAGGGGAATGGTCAGAGCGAACTAGCTGAGGCGATCGTGGGGCTGCAAGAATTTGTCGAAGGGAAAATTCTCCTAGATGGGAAGGACATCACCGCTGCATCAGTACGGGAGACGCTCCGTGCGGGTATTGCTTACGTTCCTGAGTCTCGTGAATTGGATGGGTTGATCTCGTCCTTCTCTGTCGCGGAGAATCTCATCCTTGATCTGCATGATATGCCTCCATATGCCAAGGGGCTGTCGCTTTCGCCGAGCGTCGTTGCTCGTGAGGCAGAATTACGAGTAAAAGAATTTGATGTACGACTCCAGAGTATTCAAGATCCGGCTTCATCGTTGTCAGGAGGAAATAAACAGAAAGTAGTTTTAGCCCGCGAACTCTCCCGTCCGGTGAAATTGGTGGTTGCTTCTCAGCCAACCCGGGGTCTTGATGTCGGGTCGATTGAATTCGTCCACCAGCGAATTGTCGCTGAGAGAGATTCGGGTCGCGCTGTTCTGATTTTTAGTACTGAGTTGGATGAGGTGAGCGACCTCGCGGATCGCATTGCGGTGATGTATCGCGGCGAGATTATCGCCATAGTTCCCGCCACTACTTCACGTGAGGATCTTGGCCTGTTAATGGCGGGCGTCCACCCAGATGAGAAGAGCGCCTAG
- a CDS encoding BMP family ABC transporter substrate-binding protein: protein MKKSLRYGALLAATTLAVGITVAPIATAATKVKACLALDTGGVDDKSFNASAWRGAQKAASGSVSVKYLAAQSDADYAPNIKKLVDEGCNVIIGVGFLINDAIVAAAKANAGTKFAIIDQDGFDHGPNFDKWPGDSFANLKGVQFATNQSAFQAGYLAAGFSKTGKVATYGGLNIPPVTIFMDGFAKGVAYYNKVKGKSVVALGWDTVKKDGTFVGGFSDQAKALQISKNFEQQGADVIFPVAGGLGGATAGQSMTGKKSVTIWVDSDGFVQAPQYRSVLLTSVVKGVDTSVSAVIKDVATGKFTSKGYMGTLANRGTYLASYHDLAKKVAGKLQNEVRQLGIAIKTGKVKVD, encoded by the coding sequence TTGAAAAAGTCATTGCGTTATGGTGCCCTTTTAGCGGCTACCACATTGGCAGTTGGCATAACCGTGGCTCCCATCGCCACTGCTGCAACCAAAGTAAAAGCCTGTCTAGCTCTCGACACTGGCGGCGTGGATGACAAGTCATTCAACGCCTCAGCATGGCGCGGGGCCCAGAAGGCCGCTTCAGGCTCGGTTTCGGTTAAGTACCTTGCGGCACAGTCGGATGCTGACTATGCACCGAACATCAAGAAGTTGGTTGATGAAGGATGCAATGTCATCATCGGCGTTGGCTTCTTGATTAATGATGCGATTGTTGCTGCTGCAAAGGCAAACGCTGGTACAAAGTTTGCAATCATCGATCAAGATGGCTTCGATCATGGTCCAAATTTCGATAAGTGGCCAGGAGATTCTTTCGCAAACCTGAAGGGTGTTCAGTTTGCAACCAACCAATCTGCCTTCCAGGCTGGCTATCTCGCAGCAGGTTTCTCTAAGACAGGAAAAGTTGCGACATACGGCGGACTTAATATTCCACCAGTTACAATTTTTATGGACGGCTTCGCAAAGGGAGTTGCCTATTACAACAAAGTTAAGGGCAAGAGTGTTGTTGCACTTGGCTGGGATACCGTCAAGAAGGACGGAACATTCGTAGGTGGATTCTCTGATCAGGCCAAGGCATTGCAGATATCTAAGAACTTCGAGCAACAGGGTGCAGATGTAATCTTCCCAGTTGCCGGTGGACTAGGTGGAGCAACTGCAGGACAGTCAATGACTGGTAAGAAGTCAGTGACTATCTGGGTTGACTCTGATGGATTCGTCCAAGCCCCTCAATATCGGTCAGTACTTTTGACCTCTGTTGTCAAGGGTGTCGACACTTCCGTATCGGCTGTCATCAAGGATGTTGCAACTGGCAAGTTCACTTCCAAGGGCTACATGGGAACATTGGCCAATCGAGGAACCTACCTGGCTTCATATCATGACTTGGCAAAGAAGGTTGCTGGCAAACTTCAAAATGAAGTTCGCCAACTTGGCATCGCGATCAAGACTGGAAAAGTTAAGGTCGACTAG
- a CDS encoding BMP family ABC transporter substrate-binding protein: MKFRVFALSLIVFALSVTTLATTSQATHILRIGIAYEIGGPGDHAFNDAVAEGIALAKKRFQIQVAATVTTGSESDRVLRLKNLIAMGAGPVIAVGGGYAAAIKEVAQLYPNHQFAMVNDATVDLVNVASLIFAEDQGGYLAGVAAAYATKTDRIGLVGSSTQSKKYEVGFLAGARATKKGLTFGIKYSKDSWGAAAAAMVAGGADVIFLTTTGSDSDVLDAIVSANKDGANAGLIVVEPDQYVTLTSGTKKYILASVMKRVDKAIVDFISESVAGRSVADVLDPKLGIYGRKYGIQNGGIEISLWSASLAKYRKSIYLAALKAGKLSK, encoded by the coding sequence ATGAAATTTCGCGTCTTCGCGCTTTCGCTGATCGTTTTTGCACTGAGCGTGACGACCCTTGCAACTACGTCCCAGGCTACCCACATCCTCCGGATTGGCATTGCCTATGAAATTGGCGGACCGGGTGATCATGCTTTCAACGATGCTGTTGCCGAGGGAATTGCTTTGGCAAAGAAACGTTTTCAAATTCAAGTCGCCGCCACCGTCACAACTGGTTCAGAATCTGATCGGGTACTAAGGCTTAAGAACCTTATTGCCATGGGTGCGGGACCGGTAATCGCCGTCGGGGGCGGATACGCGGCTGCCATCAAGGAGGTTGCACAACTTTATCCAAACCATCAATTTGCTATGGTGAATGATGCAACCGTTGACCTTGTCAATGTTGCGTCACTTATTTTTGCAGAAGACCAGGGTGGTTATCTTGCGGGTGTTGCCGCGGCATATGCGACCAAAACTGATCGTATCGGTCTGGTTGGAAGTTCAACACAATCAAAAAAGTATGAAGTAGGTTTTCTGGCGGGCGCCCGCGCCACTAAAAAGGGTTTGACCTTTGGTATCAAATATTCAAAGGATTCTTGGGGTGCGGCAGCTGCTGCGATGGTCGCAGGAGGCGCTGATGTAATTTTCCTGACCACTACGGGTTCGGATTCCGATGTGCTCGACGCAATCGTTAGCGCGAATAAGGATGGTGCGAATGCGGGCTTGATCGTCGTAGAACCAGACCAATACGTAACCCTGACCTCTGGCACAAAGAAATACATACTGGCATCTGTGATGAAACGTGTGGACAAGGCGATTGTAGATTTTATTTCTGAAAGCGTCGCGGGGCGCTCAGTGGCTGACGTTCTGGATCCGAAACTTGGCATTTATGGACGCAAGTACGGAATCCAGAACGGCGGTATTGAAATCTCGCTCTGGTCTGCAAGTCTGGCAAAGTATCGCAAATCTATCTACCTGGCCGCCCTCAAGGCGGGAAAACTTTCCAAATAG
- the trpS gene encoding tryptophan--tRNA ligase — MTRKRVLSGIQPTSESFHLGNYLGAVRQWVEFQNDHDAFYCIADLHALTVETDPAVLYERTLRSAAQLIAIGIDPTKCTFFLQSHVVQHNQLGWVMECLAGFGEASRMTQFKDKSSKNGTDRTVVGLFTYPMLQAADILLYQAHHVPVGEDQRQHIELTRDLAGRFNSRFGQTFQLPEAYILKSGAKINDLQNPLARMSKSAASKQGVIEIMDPPEVNAKKIKSAVTDTGREVRFDEKEKPGISNLITIHSAISGRSIAEVEMEFEGKGYGDFKTAVADVVVEFLSPIRQRALDLLDDEPGLLAILHEGAAKARIVAEKTLEDTYRNMGLVR, encoded by the coding sequence ATGACGCGCAAAAGAGTCTTATCTGGCATTCAACCCACGAGTGAATCATTTCATCTAGGAAATTACCTTGGTGCGGTTCGACAATGGGTGGAGTTCCAAAATGATCACGATGCTTTCTACTGCATCGCTGATTTGCACGCCCTTACTGTTGAGACTGACCCCGCGGTACTTTACGAAAGAACTCTGCGATCGGCTGCGCAACTTATTGCGATCGGCATCGACCCAACGAAGTGCACTTTCTTTCTACAATCCCACGTGGTCCAACACAATCAGTTGGGTTGGGTCATGGAGTGTCTTGCCGGATTCGGTGAAGCTAGTCGCATGACACAATTCAAAGACAAATCATCCAAGAACGGAACCGACCGAACTGTCGTCGGACTCTTCACATATCCGATGTTGCAAGCCGCTGACATTCTGCTCTATCAAGCACATCATGTACCTGTTGGAGAGGATCAACGTCAGCACATCGAACTTACGCGGGATTTGGCAGGACGCTTCAATTCTCGTTTTGGTCAGACATTTCAACTTCCAGAAGCGTACATTCTTAAAAGTGGTGCAAAGATTAACGATCTGCAGAATCCACTCGCCAGGATGAGTAAATCCGCTGCTTCGAAGCAGGGTGTTATTGAGATTATGGATCCACCCGAAGTTAATGCCAAGAAAATAAAGAGTGCAGTCACGGACACGGGTCGTGAAGTGCGCTTTGATGAGAAAGAGAAGCCAGGGATAAGCAATCTGATCACAATCCACTCCGCGATTTCGGGTCGCTCGATTGCCGAAGTCGAAATGGAGTTCGAGGGCAAAGGTTATGGAGATTTCAAAACCGCAGTCGCTGATGTTGTTGTTGAATTCCTTAGCCCCATCCGCCAGCGCGCCTTGGACCTGCTGGACGATGAGCCTGGACTCCTAGCAATTCTGCATGAGGGTGCCGCTAAGGCGCGTATCGTGGCAGAGAAAACGCTGGAAGATACCTATAGAAATATGGGTCTAGTGAGATGA
- a CDS encoding hemolysin family protein produces the protein MNLASSGRSVQGLFTDIGVVAFFILLGSLFVAAEIALISLRESQVRQMALKGKRGRRVAALTANPNRFLAAVQVGVTVCGFLSAALGAERIGSYVQPWLQERGFSQGWSNAISLVGLTLIIAYFSLVFGELVPKRLALFRTETIALGAAPIIDVVAMFFRPVIWLLSHSTNLIVRIFGVDPEEQRDQMSEEELLDLVAGHAALTDEERDIVEEVFNASDRQVHEVMVHRTEVEFLDGSLTVGKAIALAVDRAHSRYPVVRGSSDEVIGFIHVRDLLDTSLAGSGEKIQELVRPIMFLPGTKGVLPALTEMRLQHQHLAIVLDEYGGTDGIVTMEDLVECLIGDIQDEYDTDETESGRKSRTGDFEVDGLISIEDLQELTGLEIAEGPYETASGLVMHFLGHIPKINDVADIDAARITVLTMEGNRAGTLLISPIPSDVGE, from the coding sequence ATGAACCTCGCATCCTCAGGCCGCTCGGTCCAGGGACTCTTCACCGATATTGGGGTTGTGGCCTTCTTCATCCTCCTCGGATCCCTCTTCGTCGCGGCTGAGATCGCGCTCATCTCATTGAGAGAGAGCCAAGTCCGACAGATGGCGCTCAAGGGGAAGCGGGGGCGCCGGGTCGCCGCGCTGACAGCCAATCCCAACCGCTTTCTGGCTGCAGTCCAAGTGGGGGTTACGGTCTGCGGATTTCTCTCGGCTGCCCTGGGTGCCGAACGCATTGGTAGTTACGTCCAACCGTGGCTGCAGGAACGAGGTTTTTCCCAGGGTTGGAGCAATGCCATATCTCTCGTGGGTCTTACGCTGATCATCGCCTATTTCTCCCTCGTCTTTGGGGAGTTGGTTCCAAAGAGACTGGCGCTTTTCCGCACGGAGACAATCGCTCTGGGGGCGGCACCAATTATTGATGTTGTGGCGATGTTTTTCCGCCCGGTTATCTGGTTACTTTCCCATTCCACCAATCTCATTGTGCGAATCTTTGGAGTTGATCCGGAGGAGCAGCGGGACCAAATGTCGGAGGAGGAATTGCTCGATCTCGTTGCCGGGCACGCTGCCTTGACGGATGAAGAGCGAGACATTGTTGAGGAAGTGTTCAATGCAAGTGATCGTCAGGTCCATGAAGTTATGGTCCATCGGACCGAAGTGGAGTTTCTTGACGGGTCACTCACCGTCGGAAAGGCGATCGCGCTCGCGGTCGACCGCGCGCATTCGCGTTACCCGGTTGTCCGTGGATCTAGCGATGAGGTTATAGGGTTTATACATGTTCGAGATCTTCTCGATACCTCTTTGGCTGGTAGCGGCGAGAAGATTCAAGAGTTGGTCCGCCCAATTATGTTCTTGCCTGGGACAAAAGGAGTTTTGCCCGCTCTCACCGAGATGCGTCTGCAGCATCAACACCTTGCCATCGTTCTGGATGAATATGGTGGAACCGATGGCATTGTGACTATGGAGGATCTCGTCGAATGTCTAATCGGAGATATTCAAGATGAGTACGACACCGATGAAACGGAGTCGGGGCGAAAATCTCGCACCGGAGATTTTGAGGTGGATGGTCTTATTTCCATTGAGGATCTACAGGAGTTGACTGGGTTAGAGATTGCTGAGGGCCCATACGAGACCGCGAGTGGTCTTGTGATGCATTTTCTCGGTCATATTCCAAAAATCAACGATGTAGCGGATATAGATGCGGCGCGGATCACAGTGCTCACCATGGAAGGCAACCGCGCAGGAACCTTATTGATCTCACCGATTCCCTCAGACGTGGGAGAATAA
- the ugpC gene encoding sn-glycerol-3-phosphate ABC transporter ATP-binding protein UgpC has translation MASVVFDKATRIYPGTTAPAVDKLDLVVNDGEFLVLVGPSGCGKSTSLRMLAGLEEIDNGRILIGDRDVTNVAPKDRDIAMVFQSYALYPHMTVSENMGFALKIAGTPKEERERRVLEAAKLLDLVPYLERKPKALSGGQRQRVAMGRAIVREPQVFLMDEPLSNLDAKLRVATRTQIAALQRRLGITTVYVTHDQVEAMTMGDRVAVLKDGLLQQVDTPRNLYDNPANAFVAGFIGSPAMNLLTAPVVGGVAKLGALSIPVPTSAGNVVTVGIRPEGFTPAADGFHVLVEVVEELGADAFVYGKPADPTVKFANATDEGAQVIVRWDPKNPPKPGSTISVVANPSGIHLFDAATGERLK, from the coding sequence ATGGCCTCTGTCGTATTCGACAAAGCAACACGTATCTATCCCGGAACAACCGCCCCCGCAGTCGACAAATTAGACCTCGTCGTTAATGACGGCGAGTTTCTCGTTCTTGTCGGACCATCAGGTTGCGGCAAGTCAACCTCACTTCGCATGTTGGCCGGACTGGAAGAAATCGATAACGGACGCATTCTTATTGGCGACCGCGATGTAACAAATGTGGCCCCGAAGGATCGCGATATTGCAATGGTCTTCCAATCATATGCGCTCTACCCACACATGACCGTTTCGGAGAATATGGGCTTCGCACTCAAGATTGCCGGAACCCCCAAGGAAGAACGTGAGCGTCGAGTTCTTGAGGCGGCAAAACTTCTCGATCTTGTGCCCTACCTAGAGCGCAAGCCAAAAGCTCTATCAGGTGGACAACGTCAGCGCGTTGCCATGGGTCGCGCCATTGTCCGCGAACCACAGGTCTTCTTGATGGACGAACCACTCTCCAACCTTGACGCAAAATTGCGCGTAGCCACACGTACACAGATTGCCGCACTACAACGTCGCCTCGGAATCACCACCGTCTATGTAACCCACGACCAAGTTGAAGCCATGACAATGGGCGACCGCGTTGCTGTTCTCAAGGATGGCCTCTTGCAACAGGTTGATACACCTCGAAATCTTTATGACAATCCTGCCAACGCATTTGTTGCCGGGTTCATTGGCTCTCCCGCGATGAACTTGCTGACTGCTCCAGTTGTTGGCGGAGTGGCCAAGTTGGGAGCTCTCTCCATTCCAGTTCCAACAAGTGCCGGCAACGTCGTAACAGTTGGAATTCGCCCCGAAGGATTCACTCCTGCAGCGGATGGATTTCATGTTCTGGTTGAGGTTGTTGAAGAACTTGGTGCCGATGCATTTGTTTACGGCAAACCAGCCGATCCAACCGTGAAGTTTGCAAACGCAACCGATGAGGGCGCTCAAGTAATTGTCCGCTGGGATCCTAAGAATCCACCAAAACCAGGTTCAACGATCTCCGTCGTTGCAAATCCATCAGGAATTCACCTCTTCGATGCAGCAACAGGTGAGCGCCTCAAGTAA
- a CDS encoding nuclear transport factor 2 family protein yields the protein MNTVIDRLLAALNAHNLEAIVACYDPKATIEDGSDRVLANGHLGIRNHTGPMFETYPALHVEPLGRWEVGSFVAQKEQVTGRTTEPERHIAVYQLNNGLIVRERLLR from the coding sequence ATGAACACCGTTATTGATCGTCTCCTCGCTGCCCTTAATGCGCATAATCTTGAAGCCATCGTTGCCTGTTATGACCCAAAAGCCACGATCGAAGATGGCAGTGACCGAGTTCTTGCCAACGGCCACCTGGGGATTCGCAACCATACTGGCCCAATGTTCGAGACCTATCCAGCACTTCACGTAGAACCACTGGGACGATGGGAAGTTGGATCATTCGTTGCACAAAAAGAACAGGTGACTGGAAGGACAACAGAGCCAGAGCGCCACATTGCTGTCTATCAACTGAATAACGGACTTATCGTGCGAGAACGACTTCTGCGCTAA
- a CDS encoding GNAT family N-acetyltransferase → MSEKPPDYTLRAATEDDASQIAKLLKAIGWFSSLRDLSINDVELLVREHLHLLVESPMSTTLVAITKEGDVLGYSNVHWLTNLFMSGPEGYVSELFLQSDARGQGLGRAFLDHLVGEAKTRGAIRLSLLNGKHRESYERGFYTKNGWEERPQMANFVYWVHSDL, encoded by the coding sequence ATGAGCGAGAAACCTCCCGACTACACATTGCGTGCAGCAACCGAAGATGACGCATCCCAAATTGCCAAGTTGCTCAAGGCCATCGGTTGGTTTTCCTCCTTGCGAGACCTTTCAATCAATGATGTCGAACTTCTAGTGCGAGAGCACCTCCATCTGCTGGTGGAGAGTCCGATGAGCACAACGCTGGTTGCCATTACGAAAGAAGGAGACGTGCTGGGGTACAGCAATGTTCACTGGCTGACCAATTTATTCATGTCTGGACCTGAGGGCTATGTATCCGAACTCTTTCTCCAATCTGACGCTCGCGGTCAAGGCCTCGGTAGAGCCTTCTTGGATCACCTGGTGGGGGAGGCCAAGACACGTGGTGCTATTCGGCTTTCGCTCCTGAATGGCAAACATCGAGAGTCGTATGAACGAGGCTTTTACACGAAGAATGGATGGGAAGAACGGCCTCAGATGGCGAACTTCGTGTACTGGGTCCATAGCGACCTTTAG
- a CDS encoding excalibur calcium-binding domain-containing protein, whose translation MRRLLVLSICVGVVFTFSPSANAAAKVFKNCTELNRVYPGGVARLGAVNAGGTTKKVPKYNKALYLANKKSDRDKDGIACEK comes from the coding sequence ATGAGACGTTTATTGGTTCTTAGTATTTGCGTCGGAGTTGTCTTCACCTTTTCACCTAGTGCTAACGCAGCAGCGAAGGTATTCAAGAACTGCACAGAACTAAATAGGGTTTATCCAGGAGGCGTTGCACGTCTAGGTGCTGTGAATGCTGGAGGCACTACCAAGAAAGTGCCTAAGTACAACAAGGCGCTTTACCTAGCCAACAAGAAGTCAGACCGTGATAAAGACGGGATTGCCTGTGAGAAGTAA
- the lepB gene encoding signal peptidase I, which produces MRIRRSTKGKLLEVPLLLIVALGISFLIKTFLMQAFYIPSGSMENTLHVGDRVSVNRLGTITGNGIQRGDVVVFHDSAGWLGSDGTPKGSGAIHLFKTLLTDVGVLPDSSKKFLIKRVIGMPGDHVVCCTTKRNLTVNGHELDESSYIYAGNKPSEVAFNVVVPSERIWVMGDHRGNSGDSRFHRDDQNNGFVPVNEVVGRAIFLLWPLSRTSVLKRPAGLERANP; this is translated from the coding sequence ATGCGCATTCGCAGGTCGACGAAAGGAAAACTCCTTGAAGTCCCCTTGCTCCTAATCGTTGCGCTTGGGATTTCATTCTTGATTAAGACATTTCTGATGCAAGCCTTCTACATTCCTTCGGGGTCAATGGAAAACACACTTCACGTTGGTGACAGAGTTAGTGTTAATCGACTAGGAACCATTACTGGCAACGGAATCCAACGTGGTGACGTTGTCGTCTTTCATGATTCTGCCGGCTGGCTTGGAAGCGACGGTACGCCTAAAGGTTCAGGGGCAATTCATTTATTCAAGACTCTTCTAACCGATGTTGGGGTTCTTCCAGACTCATCAAAGAAGTTCTTGATTAAGAGAGTTATTGGCATGCCAGGAGACCATGTGGTCTGTTGCACAACCAAAAGAAATCTGACGGTTAATGGGCACGAGCTTGACGAGTCCTCATATATCTACGCTGGAAATAAACCAAGTGAAGTTGCATTCAATGTGGTTGTCCCTTCAGAGCGAATATGGGTCATGGGAGATCATCGAGGTAATAGCGGTGATTCTCGGTTCCATCGAGATGATCAAAACAACGGATTCGTTCCGGTAAATGAAGTTGTGGGAAGAGCAATTTTCCTGCTTTGGCCTTTGTCTCGAACTTCGGTTCTTAAGAGACCCGCGGGTTTGGAACGCGCAAATCCATAA